aatgttacCAATGATCTGTTTATTCAGCATTTTCATGGGGAGCAAGGGCATAGTGTCATTTGTATGCTTCTTTCTCACAGCTAAACATTTTCTCAATATGGAGGTGCTTTCAAAACTGTGATTCATGGAGCTCCCTGTTTCTCAAACTACATATTTTTGTTGCTAGAAAAGGGATctattctgtctgcatatgttTTAAATCTATGCTGAATAAGATGACTATACCTTGTGCTAATACCTCATATAATATCTGGTAGCAACATAAAACAACAGTGACAACCTTAAAATAATTACCTGCGAGGTGACAAAATCTAGGAATTAAAGGGGTTAAGTTTATATGATGTTCCCAGATGCATTTCCCTCAACATAGTATCCTTATGAATTTCCATTTAAATTCTTCATCCTAAAACTAAACACTTTTATTCACTGAACTtgaatctttttctttcctttttaaattacaGGCCATGTAGCCCTTACCCTATTAACAGTTTTGTAGCTTTGGCCATCATGAAGAATAAATACATACCATCTAGTGAGCATAAAGTACACTTGGTAGACCACAGACACTTGTCAGAGTGATCAAGGGAGGTGGCTTACCCAGAACTGTCCAGAAGACACAACTGGCTTTCTGTGACAATACCCAGTGGTATTGTACAGCAACACATAATATCTAGAACATCTCTGGGACACTCCTTGTACTTGCATGCTCAGATCCTACTGAATCCTAAAGTTGGACTGAAAATTCAAGGATACACCAAGCCTGGTCAGTAAAGAATCATGTATCACAACTACAGTCTTTATTAAGATTCTTCACCCCCTCTCCTCTGGACACATCTTCAGGCTATACTGAACACTAGTGTCACACCTGAGTGGAAGCTATTATTGGGCTCTGGATTAACTTTGCATTTATTCCTGAGGACTTCAGGAATTTTTATACTATGAATATTTCAGTAGCCTCTCAGATTGTGTTTTTTATACACTGACTATAGATTTTCTGAGAAGATCCATGTTGCTCAGTTTGGCAAGAAGCTTCTATTGgtatacttaatttttaaatcacaTCTATAGGAACCCTAACAATCTTCATGCTATTGCAAAAATATAACAATCTATGGGTGAAGACTAATTTTCTGATTGTTTGAATGATAAAATGCTTCTGGAGGCTTGAATTTCAAGACCAGTAAATTTGACATTTGATGGGAGATGCTGTTTACTTGCAAGGACACAGCTAAGAAATGTTCTGGTTATAAGGTCAAGATAACTTTAGcactattttgaaaagaaatgagaaatttttaTCTCCATTTATGCTTCAAATATTTGTACAGCATTTTTTGGTCAAGTGAGACACTTTGGAACAGCAAGAAATGAAGTAATAAACCAAAGATCTACCTTAGGGTTGGAGATATGGAACAAAGTGAGCTATAGATAGGCTCTTGTTCGACCCTGGCATATACCAGGTGCCTCATCTTTGGATAATTATAAAGAACCAGATGCCTTCATTTGCTCTCTCAGAAGCAGGTTTGAGAAATGTGGCACCAGAGTGAGAATGCAGTGACCATAGAACACCTGGCATCCTGCTCAAATATATTGGTTAAATGAATGTAAGTtagtttaaatattaatttgagAATAAATTTTGCCATCTTCTCCCCTGGGTTTTGTTGATGTCGTTAACcagagtgtgtttaaaaatgcaactaaaggagggaaaaaatacagaatcaagaaaaaaaaaactttacaactAAAACTCATACATTCCCTTTTAGTCAATATATTATTTGGGGGATAAGTCTGGCATGCTTAGCTAATAAAATTGGAAACCCCTAGAGTTAAATTAAAAactagctttttcttttctcctctcctgacTGTTCATTCTCTGTCTACAGTAATTTCACTGTCATTATTTTCTTGAAGATGTTTGAATTTGGACAAATGGCAGTCAAGAACTTCAACTTTAATGCATTGTAAGAGAGAGGGCTCTGACTcacaaggaaggggaaataatgATACACTGGTAATTTGTAGACAGACTCAAAGGATGCGTCTGTTTTTTCCTAGGAAATCCCTGAATTAAGTGGAGAACTTACCAAGCTTGTGGCCTCTGATACCTTTCATGGCTTAATGTAAAATATACCCCAAAGCATTTAATCTACCAAATCACAAATTTCACAGGCTCTGAATGTTTGCACTTGACTTCTGATAACTGGAACCCATTCTCCTCATTTGTTCCTTCTTTCTACTTGTTCTTTATGACCTGCCACACATCTCACCATGTCCCTTATATGATAGCTGTTTCCAGACTCTGCTATTCCCTATATAGGGAAGTGTATTATTTTTTCTTGCACCTCACCCCAATATCATATTATTTTCTCAACAGAAAAGATTCACTCATATTTGATGAATGAATCAGCAAGCAGTCtttattaagatttattaatATGTCCTGTTTTATTACATGAGCTTGGTAAATAAATGTactctgcattttaattttacagaatAAACTAATAGGTTTAAACCAATTCAAGAGTAAGCTACATTACATAATTTCCACtccattatttgaaaaaaaaaacagtaaaattgtGTTACCAGTTTCAATCATAGATTCTACTTACAAggaataacatttaaaattaatccAAAATTAAACAGCTAAGCAAACCCCCAATTAGTAATTGTTTTAACCTTTTCTACTGAGCCTAGCTTTTATTTTCCCTTACTTAAAATTTTGGCTGCATTTTTCAAAATTAGAGTGAGCCCATGCAAAAACAGGTCCCTCGCACTGGGTAAGAGAAACTAACAATCAGCGCTCTGCAAGCCACATTGTTGGGCTTCCATCTTCGGAGTCCCTTGTGGCCCAGGCCCTCTCTTCCTCATCTCTCAAAGCCTCTTCATACCAGACTGAAAAATCAGTTGGGTCACACCCATTCATCTTTGCCAAGAACTCCAAAACTTTCATCTTGGTAGTTTCAGCATAGGCTCTTGGACCCCACAAGAACTCGAAGCACAGAGGCTGGCTATTAGGCACCTGCCGATACTCTAGGTAATTTTCCTGCACTAAATTTATAGTGAGGAACTCCCTGGGATCCCCACAAATGAAATGCTCCTCCCCATCATGCACTCCTACCAGCTTCAAGAATTCCCAGATTCTTTCTTCAGAAGCACAGTTCCCTTCTATGAATATTACACCCAGAATGACTATCAGGAAAGCATTTCTAGGCAATCTATCATTGTCACTCAGTGTGTCCTCATAGGTGAGGTTCAGAGAGTTGACAAAGACATAAGCACTGCTTAGAAGATCACTTTGTTTTATATCAATGCCAAAGGTCATCTCCAAGCACTTAGAAGCTTCCATGAAGATGACAGGAAAATGGTTCTCATAATCTTTGGTGACAACCTCATGAATTTCTGATAATGTGATGGGTTCCTTCATTCTATACttgtaaatgaaaagaaacaccAGATCAGTAGCCTTTTCTTGTATCACAACATCCAGCAGGGCTTCAGGATCTTCAGAAGACTGACTGGCACCTGAACTCTCTTCGTCATTGCTGCTTGTTTCATCTAAATCCCCCCCTAAAATAGATGAGGGGAAGAAGCTTTGAGCATTCTGAAAAATGCTCAGTATCCTAGGAGCATATCCCGCATTTCCCTCCAGATTGCTCTGAAACAGAGAAAAGAttgacgaggaggaggaggaggaggaggaggaggaaggagaaggaggagtgaaACTTGGTAAAGACACATTAGAAGATGAGAAAAACATGGAAGCTATGTCtgattcttcctctcccttctcattttcttcctcatcCACTTCATCACCACACTCTTCCTTTTCATCTTCATTCCCTtttacttcctcttcttccttctcattgttatcttcctcatttttctgcatattgttatcttctttctcttcttcttttacctcctcttcttcctgtctctcctctttctcaGCTGTGGGAACCAGTGGGAACTCATCTGGTTCATCTGGGATCTGGAAGCTTACACTTTGCTCCAGGCTGAGGCGTGGGTGCTTTCCATAGCGAGACATTATTTTGCTTTCTGGAGGCAGAAGACAGAAATGTAAACAGGTCAAGGGGGATGAGATTGCACAGACATGGGGAAGTAAGAGAAAAACAGAGCGACCCAGCACAAAGGGAAATATTTGTTCGTGAAGGTCCTAACAAAAGCCAACTTACCGATCTTCTCCAGGTGATATGGTATAACCTCAGAGTTCTGCAGACTTTCTATTTGGTTTGTCCTTTAGGAacctacagaagaaaatgataaagGTTCTTTGAGTTCAGCCAGAAGTCAGAGTCTGATTTCAGGGAGTACACATACAAGAGTATGTGGGACAAATTGTGTTGGGGTCCCTGTATTCTGCAGAACAATGTTTGTGTATATGGAGGTGTGTACACCACTTGGACTCTTGACACTTTCAGGATCTCTTTGGTTCTATGattttgaaaacacaaaattaatcCCAAGGTTCTCACTATAGTCCCcggaagctctgtaatagaaaaCTAGGTGGTATCATCCttaggttaaaaataaaagtagactgcctggtctacagaatgagttccaggacaggaaaatgTTTTTGCCgaaaaactttgtcttgaaaaaaactgaCTAAATAAGGAGCAGTGGTTTCTCAGTGCTGTCCAGGctatgaacaaacaaacaaagtggaGCAGTGGTTTCTCAGTGCTATCCaggctataaacaaacaaacaacaatgtgGAGCAATGGTTTCTCTGTGCTGTCCaggctataaacaaacaaacatcaatgTGGAGCAGTGGTTTCTCAGTGCTGTCCAGGCTAAACTCTGAACAGTTGTGGAGTGAAAGACCCCCTTTGTGCTTACCTTTGCCCCATGAAGAGTATACCCATCTGGTAGACTAAGGTCTAATTCACAGGACAAGACTTAACATTCCAAATACTATGAAGCGAAAGTGATGGAGCACGATTCAGAACCATATCAGGCTAACCTGAATGACAACAAAGTACCAGCCAAACTGCAGGGATCATAACTCTTCTAGGTTAGAGgttctttcattccttttcccctttttatCTATGCACCAACCCATCCAtcaactatcatctatctatctatctatctatctatctatctatctatctatctatctatcatcttacaacccaactgcagtttcccctccctcctgtcctctggttgcctcccctctgctcttcccaatctactcctcctctgtATCTGTTCAGAGAGAGACAGGCCTCCCGTGGGTATCAACAAGCATGGCATATTCAGGTTGCCATAAGATCTTGCATTCTTTATCATGACAACTTTCATCATTCTTCCTCTGTTGCCCCTGGTCTGCCCACCTCAGAACAAACACTCAGTTACTTGATCATAGAGATAGGGTATGAACCACAAAAGACCACGTTACACAGCTCCTCTAGGAGATGGCAAGAGGACATAGTCAAGCTTAGTACACCTCTTGTCCTTCAAAAGAGCAAGATAATTGTGTCCTCACTCCTCATTCTGGAATATTACCTGATCTCCACACAGATTTTCCTCTCTTCTGATCTGTTATTGTTCTTTTCCAGATGGCCTTCTCTTCTGATGAAGATGTTTACTGCCTGAGAATACAGAGAGCAGTGAGAAGGTAAAATACTTGTGAGGCTTTGCCGTAAGAAACATAAATCTTCTGTACTACCACAAAATTAAAGGAAGCCAGGCCTGACTGGCCAGGTAGTTGTCTTGGAATGCTCCAGGTAATTAAGAACTGTTAaagttgccgggtggtggtggcatgcctttaatcccagcactcgggaggcagaggcagaaggatctctgtgaggttaaggccagtcttgtctacaagagctagttctgagaaactttgtttcaaaaaaaaaaaaaaaaaaaaaaagaactgttacAGATTCTTGAATTCCATGTTGGGATTCTGAAGTTGAGGCTCTTATACAGAATGCTGC
The sequence above is a segment of the Chionomys nivalis chromosome X, mChiNiv1.1, whole genome shotgun sequence genome. Coding sequences within it:
- the LOC130867484 gene encoding melanoma-associated antigen 10-like, which produces MSRYGKHPRLSLEQSVSFQIPDEPDEFPLVPTAEKEERQEEEEVKEEEKEDNNMQKNEEDNNEKEEEEVKGNEDEKEECGDEVDEEENEKGEEESDIASMFFSSSNVSLPSFTPPSPSSSSSSSSSSSIFSLFQSNLEGNAGYAPRILSIFQNAQSFFPSSILGGDLDETSSNDEESSGASQSSEDPEALLDVVIQEKATDLVFLFIYKYRMKEPITLSEIHEVVTKDYENHFPVIFMEASKCLEMTFGIDIKQSDLLSSAYVFVNSLNLTYEDTLSDNDRLPRNAFLIVILGVIFIEGNCASEERIWEFLKLVGVHDGEEHFICGDPREFLTINLVQENYLEYRQVPNSQPLCFEFLWGPRAYAETTKMKVLEFLAKMNGCDPTDFSVWYEEALRDEEERAWATRDSEDGSPTMWLAER